One region of Luteolibacter yonseiensis genomic DNA includes:
- a CDS encoding pilus assembly PilX family protein codes for MKFTKRKRPSGFALVATLMMMLLLVVIAVGLLGLSTIELRKTGNGNAMERARANARMGLMIALGELQKNLGPDQRVSADARMASNGVNDPEHPHWVSVWKSTQKNGKPWITRDAEKGGLSDQRQANGWNARDERLTTLVSGNEGNGDDDGNGGTNKIVHDDDGSGPSADLVALVDVGSLGQGAPDRGNQKADAVYAPLVEVSNEPKSAPSKNNNPSKHRGGYAWWVGDLGTQANVATRDGTPDTTVGQYKALMLAQDSSWKAYKDKGVKMGNKELANEERSKLASDRQLALVQPGMDDRRFHEFNVWSAGLPVNVREGGWKKDLTAFFQSEGSIGDERGEGFTLKGVNDLDNIISSDVASSPSGSGKRLDPLSPKFGLLRTWAKRADDAPFGSYSPKLDDPEFLNLPTGGNSKKSIDYNKRVKSYFMPVLVEGSMYYNLSYYEPTTPKPNAPYGLRLHLYPRVALWNPYNFTMRVPASTIFMHINGAKQVEVTMEGGIKRNYRMFWGLNNGGEKGGATRGSMFFKMDAATLEPGQTLVWSPSKNADYQETDSFGGNTLTTSVAPSPSRAFYMDAHEKANLFTPLQYPKEDLTTAVIVVNRAQSRPIEWREVVPARPAAGANVQEDGYTQADDYLMSWKMSSTDTLLTFQDAKMGRFVSCAYQYGDEDEMPVEWTSLDTVPFAKTSVSNTTISQIPDRRTRDGFRLRWSQETESNLIGSGKLAGTGHLEDSAIGNWNMRASWAFRNPFDNVSNLAPNFFGIYTRDLFDGDVDWNSISPRSSGGKALGDPFDQPVRGVPQRILFDVPRKGTEIASLGALQHVGFSEFIWHPTYALGNSLADPRVPMEHTEPDRSESINKDKGGWNQRSIGYSTDGRSDNNGDETRTNEDNWAYTARNYIHKVPEKQSVIYDLSYELNHNLWDGYFLSSGTNEEKEAFLDAPDKSPLPNGRMRPNKMGGEIPPDHLTVPGLAYHHAASHLLIDGAFNVNSTSVSAWEALLLSGVDKKYGDKVAFPRFLNAPGGDWDGSQAGNVAAWSGQRVFDRGEITKLAEQIVKQVRERGPFISLADFANRRLSKEEDGKKGALQAAIDLSGVNDSFSKEWPLDNTSKLPDFKSIDNIEDSTRMEQTLKPDTTAWGALGFLTQADLLQFIGPALSARSDTFRIRAYGESRDGAGNIAAKCYCEAVVQRSPNYVDISDNTLTPESSLNETNKKFGRRFEIVSFRWLKEEEI; via the coding sequence ATGAAATTCACCAAACGCAAGAGACCTTCGGGATTCGCATTGGTCGCCACCCTGATGATGATGCTTCTGCTGGTCGTCATCGCTGTCGGACTGCTGGGACTCTCGACCATCGAACTGCGCAAGACCGGCAATGGCAATGCCATGGAGCGCGCGCGTGCGAACGCGCGCATGGGACTGATGATCGCGCTCGGTGAGCTGCAGAAGAATCTGGGACCGGACCAGCGCGTGTCCGCCGACGCGCGGATGGCCAGCAACGGCGTGAATGATCCCGAGCATCCGCACTGGGTCAGCGTTTGGAAAAGCACACAGAAGAACGGAAAGCCATGGATCACGCGTGACGCGGAAAAAGGAGGCCTCAGCGACCAACGCCAGGCCAATGGCTGGAACGCCCGCGACGAGCGGCTCACCACCTTGGTGAGCGGTAATGAAGGCAATGGGGATGATGATGGCAACGGTGGCACGAACAAGATCGTCCATGACGACGACGGTTCCGGCCCCTCCGCCGACCTTGTGGCCCTCGTGGACGTCGGCAGTCTCGGCCAGGGTGCCCCTGACAGGGGAAATCAGAAAGCGGATGCCGTGTATGCTCCGCTGGTGGAGGTCAGCAATGAACCCAAATCCGCTCCGTCCAAAAACAACAATCCATCCAAGCACCGGGGCGGCTATGCATGGTGGGTCGGGGATCTGGGAACGCAGGCGAATGTCGCCACCCGCGACGGCACCCCGGACACGACCGTGGGGCAGTACAAGGCGCTCATGCTCGCGCAGGATTCCTCGTGGAAGGCCTACAAGGACAAGGGTGTGAAAATGGGAAATAAGGAATTGGCGAACGAGGAACGCTCCAAACTCGCCAGCGACCGCCAGCTCGCATTGGTCCAGCCTGGCATGGATGACCGCCGTTTCCATGAGTTCAACGTCTGGTCCGCAGGGCTGCCCGTCAATGTCCGTGAGGGTGGCTGGAAAAAGGATCTCACCGCATTTTTTCAAAGCGAGGGCTCCATTGGTGACGAGAGAGGGGAAGGCTTCACCCTGAAGGGCGTCAACGATCTGGATAACATCATCAGTTCGGACGTCGCATCCTCCCCGTCCGGTTCGGGCAAGCGCCTGGACCCCCTTTCTCCCAAATTCGGCCTGCTCCGGACATGGGCGAAGCGCGCGGACGACGCGCCTTTCGGCAGCTATTCGCCCAAGCTCGATGATCCTGAGTTTTTGAACCTGCCAACCGGCGGAAACAGTAAAAAATCCATCGACTACAACAAACGGGTGAAATCCTATTTCATGCCCGTCCTGGTGGAGGGATCGATGTATTACAACCTGAGTTATTACGAACCCACCACGCCAAAGCCGAACGCCCCCTACGGCCTCCGTCTCCATCTCTATCCGCGCGTCGCTCTGTGGAATCCCTACAACTTCACCATGCGGGTCCCGGCGTCCACCATCTTCATGCACATCAACGGGGCCAAGCAGGTCGAGGTCACCATGGAGGGCGGGATCAAGCGGAACTACCGCATGTTCTGGGGGCTCAACAACGGCGGAGAGAAAGGCGGGGCCACCCGCGGCAGCATGTTCTTCAAAATGGACGCCGCCACCCTGGAACCGGGTCAAACCCTGGTCTGGTCTCCCTCGAAAAACGCGGATTACCAGGAAACGGATAGTTTTGGTGGCAATACCCTCACCACGTCGGTGGCTCCGAGCCCCAGCAGGGCCTTCTACATGGACGCGCATGAAAAGGCGAACCTCTTCACCCCTCTCCAGTACCCCAAGGAGGATCTGACCACCGCGGTGATTGTGGTGAACCGCGCGCAGAGTCGTCCGATCGAGTGGCGCGAAGTCGTTCCCGCACGGCCTGCGGCGGGGGCGAATGTGCAGGAGGACGGATACACCCAGGCCGATGACTATCTCATGTCGTGGAAAATGTCCTCCACGGACACCCTCCTGACATTTCAAGATGCGAAAATGGGCCGTTTCGTGTCCTGCGCCTATCAATATGGCGACGAGGACGAAATGCCCGTCGAATGGACGTCCCTTGATACCGTGCCATTTGCCAAGACCTCGGTTTCCAATACCACGATCAGCCAGATTCCCGACCGCCGCACCCGTGACGGCTTCCGCCTCCGCTGGTCCCAGGAAACGGAGTCCAACCTCATCGGCTCGGGCAAGCTCGCCGGTACCGGCCACCTTGAAGACTCCGCGATCGGCAACTGGAACATGCGCGCCTCGTGGGCGTTCCGCAATCCGTTCGACAACGTGAGCAATCTCGCTCCCAACTTCTTCGGCATCTATACCCGGGACCTCTTCGATGGCGATGTCGACTGGAACAGCATCAGTCCGCGCTCGTCCGGAGGCAAGGCGCTCGGGGATCCCTTCGATCAACCGGTCCGTGGAGTCCCGCAGCGCATTCTTTTCGATGTCCCCCGCAAGGGAACGGAAATCGCATCGCTCGGCGCGCTCCAGCACGTCGGTTTCTCCGAGTTCATCTGGCATCCCACCTACGCCTTGGGGAATTCCCTCGCGGATCCCCGCGTGCCGATGGAACACACCGAGCCGGACCGTTCCGAAAGCATCAACAAGGACAAGGGCGGTTGGAACCAGAGAAGCATCGGTTACTCCACCGACGGCCGCTCGGACAACAACGGAGATGAGACCCGCACCAATGAGGACAACTGGGCTTACACCGCCCGCAACTACATCCACAAGGTGCCGGAAAAACAAAGCGTCATCTACGATCTCAGCTATGAGCTCAACCACAACCTGTGGGACGGCTATTTCCTCTCCAGCGGCACCAACGAGGAGAAAGAAGCTTTCCTCGATGCACCGGACAAATCCCCGCTGCCGAACGGCCGCATGCGCCCGAACAAGATGGGGGGGGAGATCCCACCGGATCATCTCACCGTTCCTGGCCTCGCGTACCACCACGCGGCGTCCCACCTGCTCATCGATGGAGCGTTCAACGTGAACTCCACCAGCGTCAGCGCCTGGGAAGCCCTCCTGCTTTCCGGCGTCGATAAGAAATACGGTGACAAGGTGGCCTTCCCGCGTTTCCTCAACGCTCCCGGTGGTGACTGGGACGGAAGTCAGGCGGGCAATGTCGCCGCATGGTCCGGCCAGCGTGTCTTCGATCGTGGGGAGATCACCAAGCTTGCCGAGCAGATTGTCAAACAGGTCCGGGAACGCGGTCCGTTCATCAGCCTCGCCGACTTCGCCAACCGCCGCCTCTCGAAAGAAGAGGATGGCAAGAAGGGCGCGCTGCAGGCGGCCATCGATCTCTCCGGGGTGAACGATTCATTCAGCAAGGAATGGCCGCTCGACAACACCAGCAAGCTGCCGGACTTCAAAAGCATCGACAACATCGAGGACTCCACAAGAATGGAACAAACCCTGAAGCCGGACACCACCGCATGGGGCGCGCTCGGATTCCTCACCCAGGCGGACCTGCTCCAGTTCATCGGTCCTGCGCTCAGCGCCCGTTCCGACACCTTTCGCATCCGTGCCTATGGCGAAAGCCGCGACGGCGCGGGAAACATCGCAGCCAAGTGCTACTGCGAGGCCGTCGTGCAGCGTTCGCCGAATTATGTGGATATCTCCGACAACACGTTGACGCCCGAATCCTCGCTCAACGAGACGAATAAAAAATTCGGACGCCGCTTCGAGATCGTCTCATTCCGCTGGTTGAAAGAGGAAGAGATCTGA
- a CDS encoding LamG-like jellyroll fold domain-containing protein: protein MRLRFPLALAILVSLEPVSAQIIEVNPNIGHTRHHHRHGAKLPTEAASPQRFITSREGAAALMLPEEKDAFQFVVFGDRTGGPVDGVSVLADAVRDVNLLGPDMVMTVGDLIQGYNNGDKWVTQANEYKEIMGQLASPWFPVAGNHDTYWRGKENEVRPPGEHDSLFETHFGPLWYAFEHKDSWFIVLYSDESNPKTNTKDFGDPETQKMSPEQFNWLAETLKKAKDANHVFLFLHHPRWLGAQGKKGYGDDWNRVHELLKSAGNVSAVFAGHVHQMRSDGPRDGIEYITLATTGGHVPGYGESLGFLHHYDVVTVRKDGISLAAIPVGKVLDPREMTGNLISETKLFGEQELTPGPVVSLAADASANASFHLEIANPSTRPVDFTLNADSEDSRWAFSPDHRHGTLQPGEKKTLEFQVTRLASPIDESFRDPRLTLEAEYLAPGFRYTIPKREIAVPVDFPNDGAGPPNRALRFDGVEDFLRVPSKSFDPGETITLECRFKADHFNGRTGLVTKAQGSDYGLFVSNGKPTFNTFIGERYLSVTASQPVLEPGRWHHLAGQYDGREARLYLDGKLIAAKAGEGVRKRNELPLVIGGDVDGAGTATSYFSGLIDYVRLSKVPRYQGEEIAVPERIESDADTTLLLQMDEITGLRLPDSSPSAAHAERCGKPALVPNR from the coding sequence ATGAGATTGAGATTTCCCCTTGCCTTGGCGATATTGGTGAGCCTGGAGCCCGTGAGCGCCCAGATCATCGAGGTGAACCCGAACATCGGACACACCCGCCACCACCACCGTCACGGCGCCAAACTTCCTACGGAAGCGGCGAGTCCGCAGAGATTCATCACCTCGCGGGAAGGCGCGGCCGCGCTGATGCTGCCCGAGGAAAAGGACGCGTTCCAGTTCGTCGTCTTCGGCGACCGCACCGGTGGACCTGTTGACGGGGTCAGCGTGCTGGCGGACGCGGTCCGCGACGTGAATCTTCTCGGACCCGACATGGTGATGACGGTGGGGGACCTGATCCAAGGCTACAACAATGGCGACAAATGGGTCACCCAGGCCAACGAATACAAGGAGATCATGGGCCAGCTGGCGAGTCCATGGTTTCCGGTGGCGGGAAATCACGACACCTACTGGCGCGGAAAGGAAAACGAGGTGCGTCCGCCGGGCGAGCACGACTCGTTGTTCGAGACACATTTCGGCCCCTTGTGGTATGCCTTCGAACACAAGGATTCCTGGTTCATCGTGCTGTATTCGGATGAGAGCAATCCGAAAACCAACACCAAGGACTTCGGAGACCCGGAGACCCAGAAAATGAGTCCGGAGCAGTTCAACTGGCTGGCCGAGACGTTGAAAAAAGCCAAGGACGCCAATCACGTGTTCCTTTTCCTCCACCACCCGCGCTGGCTCGGCGCACAGGGGAAAAAAGGCTACGGCGACGACTGGAACCGCGTGCACGAACTGTTGAAATCCGCGGGAAACGTCTCCGCCGTATTCGCAGGACACGTGCACCAGATGCGTAGCGACGGCCCCCGCGACGGCATCGAATACATCACCCTCGCCACCACCGGCGGGCATGTGCCCGGCTACGGTGAATCGTTGGGGTTCCTCCACCATTACGACGTGGTGACGGTGCGCAAGGATGGCATCTCCCTCGCGGCGATCCCGGTCGGCAAGGTGCTCGATCCACGGGAAATGACCGGCAATCTCATCTCCGAAACCAAACTCTTCGGCGAGCAGGAGCTCACACCCGGCCCGGTGGTGTCGCTCGCGGCGGATGCCTCCGCCAACGCGTCCTTTCATTTGGAAATCGCGAACCCATCCACCCGCCCGGTCGATTTCACACTCAACGCGGACAGCGAGGACAGCCGCTGGGCGTTCTCGCCGGACCACCGTCACGGAACACTCCAGCCCGGTGAGAAGAAGACCCTGGAATTCCAGGTCACCCGCCTCGCCTCGCCCATCGACGAATCGTTCCGCGATCCGCGCCTTACGCTGGAGGCGGAATATCTCGCACCGGGATTCCGCTACACCATTCCGAAGCGCGAGATCGCCGTGCCGGTGGACTTCCCCAACGACGGAGCCGGCCCGCCGAACCGCGCGCTCCGTTTCGACGGTGTGGAAGATTTCCTCAGGGTTCCGTCCAAGAGCTTCGATCCCGGTGAAACCATCACCCTGGAATGCCGCTTCAAGGCGGATCACTTCAACGGCCGCACCGGCCTCGTCACCAAGGCGCAGGGCTCGGACTACGGGCTCTTCGTGAGCAACGGGAAGCCCACCTTCAACACCTTCATCGGCGAGCGCTACCTCAGTGTGACGGCGTCCCAACCGGTGCTCGAACCCGGCCGGTGGCACCACCTCGCCGGTCAATACGACGGCCGCGAAGCCCGTCTCTACCTGGACGGGAAGCTGATCGCGGCCAAAGCTGGCGAAGGTGTCCGCAAGCGCAACGAGCTCCCTCTCGTCATCGGTGGCGATGTGGACGGAGCGGGCACCGCGACATCCTATTTCAGCGGCCTCATCGATTACGTCCGCCTTTCGAAGGTCCCACGTTATCAAGGTGAGGAAATCGCCGTGCCCGAGCGTATTGAAAGCGACGCCGACACCACACTGCTCCTCCAGATGGATGAGATCACCGGCCTCCGCCTTCCCGACAGTTCCCCGTCCGCAGCCCATGCCGAACGCTGCGGCAAGCCAGCCCTTGTCCCAAACCGATAG
- a CDS encoding glycerophosphodiester phosphodiesterase has translation MTVRKLLPLALFLCATPLFAGPFLVAHRGASKDAPENTIPAFELAWKQGADAIEGDFHLTADGKIVCIHDYDTLRVSGTKKSVKQSTLQELQELDAGAWFQPQWKGVRLPTFSEVAATVPAGKKFYIEVKCGPEIVPELLRGIEASGLKTDQIVIISFHAPVIREMKEKASQFKAYWLSSFEKSSPLEPSLDDVLTTLRAIKADGFSSQADARLTAEFIKGIRDAGFEYHSWTIDEPKVAENFLNLGAQSITTNRPAFLREALEHN, from the coding sequence ATGACCGTTAGAAAATTATTGCCTCTCGCGCTCTTCCTGTGCGCCACGCCGTTGTTCGCGGGGCCGTTCCTCGTCGCCCACCGCGGCGCGTCGAAGGATGCGCCTGAAAACACGATCCCGGCTTTCGAACTCGCCTGGAAGCAGGGCGCGGACGCCATCGAGGGTGACTTCCACCTCACCGCGGACGGGAAGATCGTCTGCATCCATGACTACGACACCCTACGGGTGTCCGGGACGAAAAAGAGCGTGAAGCAGAGCACGCTCCAGGAGCTTCAAGAGCTGGACGCGGGTGCCTGGTTCCAGCCACAGTGGAAGGGCGTGCGCCTGCCGACGTTTTCCGAAGTCGCCGCCACCGTGCCGGCGGGGAAAAAATTCTACATCGAGGTGAAATGCGGGCCGGAGATCGTGCCGGAACTCCTGCGCGGCATCGAGGCGTCCGGGTTGAAGACCGACCAGATCGTGATCATTTCCTTCCACGCTCCCGTCATCCGCGAGATGAAGGAGAAAGCATCACAGTTCAAAGCCTATTGGCTTTCCTCGTTTGAAAAATCCTCACCACTGGAACCTTCGCTGGATGATGTGCTGACCACCCTCCGCGCCATCAAGGCGGACGGATTCAGCTCGCAGGCGGACGCCCGGCTCACCGCGGAATTCATCAAGGGTATCCGCGACGCGGGCTTCGAATACCACAGCTGGACCATCGACGAACCCAAGGTTGCGGAAAACTTCCTCAACCTCGGAGCCCAATCCATCACCACGAACCGCCCGGCCTTCCTGCGTGAAGCGCTGGAGCACAACTGA
- the speA gene encoding biosynthetic arginine decarboxylase, giving the protein MIPPASTASPSKPAKRKAESWSSEKSSELYGVDTWGHGFFGVNKKGDVTVRLEDDEAKAEVSLFEVIDGLRDRGTHLPVLLRFRDLLHSRIAEINESFRKAIKETKYRGEYRGVYPIKVNQQRQVIEEITEFGKKYHYGLEAGSKPELIAALAHMHDPEAYLICNGYKDEEFIDLALQAQKMGLRIMLVLEMPSELDLILERSRKLGILPNLGVRVRLSTKGSGHWQDSAGDKSVFGLNASQVIAVVDQLKESGYMGCLKMLHYHQGSQIPNIAAIREGATEAVRMYCDLVKEGAPMGVLDIGGGMAVDYDGSHTNFHSSCNYSVSEYCTDIVEVISQICDKAGVAHPNLISESGRAVVAYYSVLVFNILDVTSAQTSEEAPPIPENAPQNLMNIIEVNKVINKKNLQECFNDAMYYRDQMRAQFFYGAATLRERGLAEAWFWHILTRISHIIAELDDDIPEDLRELSSTLVDFYYGNFSLFQSLPDSWAIDQVFPVMPIHRLNEKPRNRAVLADITCDCDGKIDRFIDKEDVAKILPLHDFKPGEPYYLAVFLVGAYQETLGDLHNLLGDTNVVGVHLEKGKPVYTHEVEGDTVADVLSYVEFDPKELVTRFRTFAEKAVTEGRISPKERREILDLFREGLAGYTYFES; this is encoded by the coding sequence ATGATTCCTCCAGCCTCCACCGCATCACCCTCGAAACCCGCCAAACGCAAGGCCGAATCCTGGTCTTCGGAGAAATCCTCCGAGCTTTATGGCGTCGACACATGGGGCCACGGCTTCTTCGGCGTGAACAAGAAGGGCGACGTCACCGTGCGCCTCGAGGATGACGAGGCAAAGGCGGAGGTTTCCCTCTTCGAAGTCATCGACGGCCTCCGCGACCGGGGCACCCACCTCCCCGTCCTGTTGCGTTTCCGGGACCTCCTCCATTCCCGCATCGCGGAAATCAACGAGTCGTTCCGCAAGGCGATCAAGGAAACCAAATATCGCGGGGAATATCGCGGGGTCTACCCTATCAAGGTCAACCAGCAGCGCCAGGTCATCGAGGAAATCACCGAGTTCGGTAAAAAATACCACTATGGTCTGGAAGCGGGCTCCAAGCCGGAACTCATCGCCGCGCTCGCGCACATGCACGACCCGGAGGCTTACCTGATCTGCAATGGCTACAAGGACGAGGAGTTCATCGACCTCGCGCTGCAAGCGCAGAAAATGGGGCTGCGCATCATGCTCGTGCTGGAAATGCCCAGCGAGCTCGACCTCATCCTGGAGCGCTCGCGCAAGCTCGGCATCCTGCCGAACCTCGGCGTCCGCGTCCGTCTTTCTACCAAGGGATCCGGCCATTGGCAGGACAGCGCAGGTGACAAATCCGTCTTCGGCCTCAACGCGTCCCAGGTGATCGCGGTGGTCGATCAGCTCAAGGAGTCCGGTTACATGGGCTGCCTGAAGATGCTGCACTACCACCAGGGTTCGCAGATCCCGAACATCGCGGCGATCCGTGAGGGAGCGACGGAGGCGGTCCGCATGTATTGCGACCTGGTCAAGGAAGGCGCGCCCATGGGCGTGCTCGACATCGGTGGCGGCATGGCCGTGGACTACGATGGCTCGCACACGAATTTCCACTCGTCCTGCAACTACTCCGTCTCGGAATACTGCACCGACATCGTCGAGGTTATTTCCCAGATCTGTGACAAGGCCGGCGTCGCCCACCCGAACCTCATCTCGGAGTCCGGCCGGGCCGTCGTCGCCTACTACTCGGTGCTTGTCTTCAACATCCTGGATGTCACCAGCGCGCAAACCAGCGAGGAAGCCCCTCCGATTCCGGAGAACGCGCCGCAGAACCTCATGAACATCATCGAGGTGAACAAGGTGATCAACAAGAAGAACCTCCAGGAGTGCTTCAACGACGCGATGTACTACCGCGACCAGATGCGCGCGCAGTTCTTCTACGGTGCCGCCACCCTGCGCGAGCGCGGCCTCGCCGAAGCGTGGTTCTGGCACATCCTCACCCGCATCTCCCACATCATCGCCGAGCTGGACGACGATATTCCGGAAGACCTCCGCGAGCTGTCCTCCACGCTGGTCGATTTCTACTACGGGAACTTCTCGCTCTTCCAGTCCCTGCCCGACTCATGGGCGATCGACCAGGTTTTCCCGGTCATGCCGATCCACCGGCTCAACGAGAAGCCGCGCAACCGCGCCGTGCTCGCGGACATCACCTGCGATTGCGACGGAAAGATCGACCGCTTCATCGACAAGGAAGACGTCGCGAAAATCCTGCCCTTGCACGATTTCAAGCCTGGCGAACCCTACTACCTCGCCGTCTTCCTCGTCGGCGCGTACCAGGAAACCCTCGGCGATCTTCACAACCTGCTCGGAGACACCAACGTCGTCGGCGTGCACTTGGAAAAGGGCAAGCCCGTCTACACCCATGAAGTCGAGGGCGACACGGTGGCGGATGTGCTCAGCTACGTGGAGTTCGATCCGAAAGAGCTCGTGACCCGCTTCCGGACCTTTGCCGAAAAGGCCGTCACCGAAGGGCGTATTTCACCGAAGGAACGCCGCGAGATCCTTGATCTGTTCCGCGAGGGCCTTGCGGGATATACTTATTTCGAAAGCTGA
- a CDS encoding DUF4394 domain-containing protein encodes MSLKSTITAAIASGILAGSSHAITIYGLGPGGQLYSFDSASPGTVNAVGAATVGGIVDIDFRGSDNRLYGLSATGTTSTINTLTGAATVAFSPSHTLGGNVSGFDFNPAADRMRIAVGGTNNFRMVPSGIPGMTAGTVVNGATGGDGLFSVAPGISVLDVAYTNPFNGAAGTTLFSIGSDGMLYSHPMAGAPTFNNMLAVGSLGIPVAGDVGFDIAADGTGYLVSGNNFYTVNLTSGLATSVGTLGQNLTSITVVPEPGAIVLVSVVGLGLLRRNRTR; translated from the coding sequence ATGTCCCTCAAAAGCACCATCACCGCCGCCATCGCCTCGGGTATTCTCGCAGGCTCCTCACACGCCATCACCATCTACGGCCTCGGCCCGGGTGGGCAGCTCTACAGCTTCGACTCCGCCTCACCCGGCACCGTCAACGCCGTGGGAGCGGCCACCGTCGGTGGAATCGTGGACATCGATTTCCGCGGGTCTGACAACAGGCTCTACGGACTCTCCGCCACAGGTACCACCTCCACCATCAACACCCTCACCGGTGCCGCGACCGTGGCATTCAGCCCCTCCCATACGCTCGGGGGGAATGTGAGCGGTTTTGACTTCAATCCGGCCGCGGACCGCATGCGCATCGCCGTGGGAGGAACGAACAATTTCCGGATGGTTCCCAGTGGAATCCCGGGGATGACCGCCGGCACGGTGGTCAATGGGGCGACGGGAGGGGATGGATTGTTCAGCGTGGCACCCGGCATTTCGGTGTTGGACGTGGCCTACACGAATCCTTTCAACGGCGCCGCCGGGACCACTCTCTTCAGCATCGGTTCGGATGGCATGCTTTACAGCCACCCCATGGCCGGAGCTCCCACGTTCAACAACATGCTCGCGGTCGGCTCGCTCGGCATTCCAGTAGCGGGAGACGTAGGCTTCGACATCGCCGCGGACGGCACGGGCTATCTGGTTTCAGGAAACAATTTCTACACGGTCAATCTGACCAGCGGTCTGGCCACGTCCGTCGGCACGCTGGGCCAGAACCTCACTTCCATCACCGTGGTGCCGGAGCCGGGAGCCATCGTGTTGGTCAGTGTCGTGGGTCTTGGTTTGTTGCGCCGCAACAGGACCCGGTGA
- a CDS encoding alkaline phosphatase D family protein — translation MSLHLTRRSCIVGSVSALLALGAERVFGASGTILTQPHFPDYPFKLGVASGDPDSSGFVLWTRLAPKPLEGGGMGPESVQVFWQVSEDEAMTKIVARGETIATAGLGHSVHVEVGGLRPDRWYWYQFKAGSEVSQKGRTRTLEHRNRPAAETTALKMAFASCQHFEAGYYTAYDHMLAESPDLVFHLGDYIYEGPSRTGQVRSHVGPETVTLEHYRNRHAQYKTDASLQAMHAAAPWVVTWDDHEFDNNYAGDIPEEKSPTERLEFLKRRAAAYQAYYEHMPLRTTSIPDGPGMRLYRSIRHGKLVDFHFLDTRQYRSDQPNGDGMKAPGSAALDPKASILGEAQRTWLLDELTNSRPQWNVLAQQVMMARVDRERGPDEKCSMDQWPGYEIERRSILNAFDERKITNPVVLTGDIHTHWANDLVMDYDGKDSRAIGSEFVCSSITSKGDGKDVSREEGEIQAENPFVRYYSDHRGYVSCRIDAKQWQSDFRTVEYVSRPGAPVLTPASFIVENNRPGLQKA, via the coding sequence ATGAGCCTTCATCTCACCCGCCGTTCCTGTATCGTAGGATCGGTCTCCGCCCTTCTCGCCCTCGGTGCCGAACGCGTGTTCGGAGCATCCGGCACGATCCTCACGCAACCTCATTTCCCCGACTACCCTTTCAAGCTCGGCGTCGCCTCCGGAGATCCGGATTCCAGCGGCTTCGTGCTCTGGACACGCCTCGCCCCGAAGCCTCTCGAGGGCGGCGGGATGGGGCCTGAATCCGTCCAGGTCTTCTGGCAGGTGTCCGAGGACGAGGCCATGACCAAGATCGTCGCCAGGGGGGAAACCATCGCCACCGCGGGTCTCGGCCACTCCGTCCACGTCGAAGTGGGAGGCCTCAGGCCGGACCGGTGGTACTGGTATCAATTCAAGGCAGGCAGCGAGGTCAGCCAGAAAGGGCGCACCCGCACGCTGGAACACCGCAACCGTCCCGCGGCGGAGACCACAGCTTTGAAAATGGCGTTCGCGTCCTGCCAGCACTTCGAGGCCGGATACTACACGGCCTACGACCACATGCTCGCGGAGTCTCCCGATCTGGTGTTCCACCTGGGTGACTACATCTACGAAGGCCCGAGCCGCACCGGACAGGTCCGCTCGCACGTCGGCCCGGAGACGGTCACCCTCGAACATTATCGCAACCGCCACGCCCAGTACAAGACGGACGCCTCCCTGCAGGCCATGCACGCGGCCGCGCCATGGGTCGTCACCTGGGATGACCACGAGTTCGACAACAACTATGCCGGAGACATTCCCGAGGAGAAGTCCCCCACCGAGCGGCTCGAATTCCTCAAGCGCCGCGCCGCCGCGTACCAGGCGTATTACGAGCACATGCCGCTGCGCACCACCTCCATCCCGGACGGTCCCGGCATGCGTCTCTACCGCAGCATCCGTCACGGAAAACTCGTGGATTTCCATTTCCTCGATACCCGCCAATACCGCAGCGACCAACCGAACGGCGACGGAATGAAGGCCCCCGGATCCGCGGCACTCGATCCCAAGGCATCCATCCTCGGTGAAGCGCAGCGCACCTGGCTGCTGGACGAACTCACGAACTCACGCCCGCAGTGGAACGTGCTGGCACAGCAGGTGATGATGGCGCGCGTGGATCGCGAACGCGGCCCTGACGAAAAATGCAGCATGGACCAGTGGCCGGGCTATGAAATCGAACGTCGCTCGATTTTGAACGCCTTCGATGAACGGAAAATCACCAACCCCGTCGTGCTGACAGGCGACATCCACACCCATTGGGCCAATGATCTGGTCATGGACTACGATGGCAAGGACTCCCGCGCCATCGGCTCCGAGTTCGTCTGTTCCTCCATCACCTCCAAAGGCGATGGCAAGGATGTGTCGAGGGAGGAGGGTGAGATACAGGCGGAGAATCCGTTCGTCCGTTACTACAGCGATCACCGTGGCTACGTCAGCTGCCGGATCGATGCGAAACAATGGCAGTCTGATTTCCGGACCGTTGAATATGTGAGCCGTCCCGGAGCGCCGGTGCTCACGCCCGCATCATTCATCGTGGAGAACAACCGCCCCGGTTTGCAAAAGGCGTGA